A window of the Hordeum vulgare subsp. vulgare chromosome 5H, MorexV3_pseudomolecules_assembly, whole genome shotgun sequence genome harbors these coding sequences:
- the LOC123398146 gene encoding B-box zinc finger protein 32-like — translation MCTTATRARCELCGAGADVRCEADAAFLCAACDAEVHGANFLAFRHRRTRVSPPSPEGALSRTSTAGSATPPAESQGRGDAVLECWARRMGLEPGAARRRATAAGRALRAQVAAAPPRVPLRVAMAAVLWWEVAAHGGVREPGDALRRLEACAHVPARVLLAVESCMVRGRAKKRTAAEGWGEWSPPRTRGKTRQHLLQDMTRHDSSV, via the coding sequence ATGTGTACTACTGCCACGAGGGCGCGCTGCGAGCTGTGCGGCGCGGGAGCCGACGTGCGGTGCGAGGCCGACGCGGCGTTCCTCTGCGCGGCGTGCGACGCCGAGGTGCACGGCGCCAACTTCCTCGCCTTCCGCCACCGCCGCACGCGCGTCTCGCCGCCCAGCCCCGAGGGCGCGCTGTCCCGGACGTCCACGGCCGGATCCGCCACGCCGCCGGCCGAGAGCCAGGGGCGGGGCGACGCGGTGCTCGAGTGCTGGGCCAGGCGGATGGGGCTCGAGCCGGGGGCGGCGCGCCGGCGTGCCACGGCGGCCGGCCGCGCGCTGCGGGCCCAGGTCGCCGCGGCGCCGCCACGCGTGCCGCTGCGCGTCGCGATGGCGGCCGTGCTGTGGTGGGAGGTGGCAGCCCACGGTGGCGTCCGCGAGCCCGGCGACGCGCTCCGGCGCCTGGAGGCCTGCGCGCACGTGCCGGCGAGGGTCCTGTTGGCGGTGGAGTCGTGCATGGTGCGCGGCCGCGCCAAGAAGAGGACGGCCGCCGAAGGCTGGGGCGAGTGGTCGCCACCCCGCACAAgaggcaagacaagacagcatctTCTCCAAGACATGACAAGACATGACTCGTCCGTTTAG